One region of Cyanobium sp. M30B3 genomic DNA includes:
- a CDS encoding cysteine synthase A: MGGSTATVRSQGGITPGFVGAVGNTPLIRLQALSDLTGCEILGKAEFMNPGGSVKDRAALGILLEAEEQGLLQPGGTVVEGTAGNTGIGLTHLCNARGYKALIVIPDTQSAEKIGLLRSLGAEVRTVPAVPYRDPNNYVKLSGRIAAETPGAVWANQFDNLANRRAHYNTTGPEIWQQTDGKLDAWVAATGTGGTYAGVALYLKEQNPQVRCVLADPHGSALHSWATTGQLASAGSSITEGIGNSRITANLEGAPIDDAVRIDDQAALETIYRLLWQEGLFLGGSVGINVAAAVETARRLGPGHTIVTVLCDSGDRYRSRLYDPDWLAGKGLRQPERSSLTAG; encoded by the coding sequence ATGGGCGGCAGCACAGCGACGGTGAGGTCGCAGGGGGGGATTACCCCGGGTTTTGTGGGGGCGGTGGGCAACACCCCCCTGATCCGGCTGCAAGCCCTGAGCGACCTCACGGGTTGCGAGATTCTGGGCAAGGCGGAGTTCATGAACCCCGGCGGCTCGGTGAAGGACCGGGCTGCCCTGGGCATCCTCCTGGAAGCCGAAGAGCAGGGCCTCCTCCAGCCCGGCGGCACGGTGGTGGAGGGCACCGCCGGCAACACCGGCATCGGCCTCACCCACCTCTGCAACGCCCGCGGCTACAAGGCGCTGATCGTGATCCCCGACACCCAGTCGGCCGAGAAGATCGGCCTGCTGCGCAGCCTGGGGGCCGAGGTGCGCACGGTGCCGGCGGTGCCCTACCGCGACCCCAACAACTACGTGAAGCTCTCGGGCCGCATCGCCGCCGAGACCCCCGGTGCCGTGTGGGCCAACCAGTTCGACAACCTGGCCAACCGCCGCGCCCACTACAACACCACCGGCCCGGAAATCTGGCAGCAGACCGACGGCAAGCTGGATGCCTGGGTGGCCGCCACCGGCACCGGCGGCACCTACGCCGGGGTGGCCCTCTATCTCAAGGAGCAGAACCCCCAGGTGCGCTGCGTGCTGGCCGATCCCCACGGCAGTGCCCTGCACAGCTGGGCCACCACCGGCCAGCTGGCCAGCGCGGGCAGCTCGATCACCGAGGGCATCGGCAACAGCCGCATCACCGCCAACCTGGAGGGGGCGCCGATCGACGACGCCGTGCGCATCGACGACCAGGCGGCGCTCGAGACGATCTACAGGCTGCTCTGGCAGGAGGGCCTGTTCCTGGGCGGCTCGGTGGGCATCAACGTGGCCGCGGCGGTGGAGACCGCCCGGCGCCTGGGGCCGGGCCACACGATCGTCACCGTGCTGTGCGACAGCGGTGACCGCTACCGGTCCCGCCTCTATGACCCGGACTGGCTGGCAGGGAAGGGTCTGCGGCAACCTGAGCGCTCTTCGCTCACCGCTGGCTGA
- the egtB gene encoding ergothioneine biosynthesis protein EgtB gives MSTHLLERLLEVRRRSVELIAPLEPEDLCLQGMADASPPKWHLGHTTWFFEQFLLRPLLQAGLALEYEPAPERWSFLFNSYYEAVGARHPRPKRGLLSRPTIGEVLAWRQRVDRALAMLPPLRQASLALLELGLQHEQQHQELLLMDLLDGFSRNPLLPAYSTAGDGPEALWRQRLEGPTNQEPGEVRWLAWPGGLVEVGQGGQESGADCQAGEPFHFDNEGPRHRCWLEPFELADRLVSNGAFADFIADGGYRRPELWMSEGWAVCQQRGWQAPRYWRDGSEFTLAGLQPRRPEAPVRHLSWFEADAYARWAGARLPSEAEWEVAASQGGLPQAHGLLWQWTGSPYRPYPGFRPPEGAVGEYNGKFMTSQFVLRGSCLFTPSGHGRDTYRNFFPPASRWMAAGVRLARDSAAAATGGKP, from the coding sequence ATGAGCACCCACCTGCTGGAGCGGCTGCTGGAGGTGCGCCGCCGGAGTGTGGAGCTGATCGCCCCGCTGGAGCCGGAGGACCTCTGCCTGCAGGGGATGGCGGATGCCAGCCCGCCCAAGTGGCACCTGGGCCACACCACCTGGTTCTTCGAACAGTTCCTGCTGAGACCGCTGCTGCAGGCGGGGCTGGCGCTGGAGTACGAGCCGGCGCCGGAGCGCTGGAGCTTCCTGTTCAACAGCTACTACGAGGCGGTGGGTGCCCGCCATCCCCGGCCCAAGCGGGGACTGCTGAGCCGGCCGACCATCGGCGAGGTGCTGGCCTGGCGGCAGCGGGTGGATCGGGCCCTGGCCATGCTGCCTCCGCTGCGCCAGGCCAGCCTCGCCCTGCTGGAGCTGGGCCTGCAGCACGAGCAGCAGCACCAGGAGCTGCTGCTGATGGACCTGCTCGATGGCTTCAGCCGCAACCCGCTGCTGCCCGCCTACAGCACGGCCGGTGATGGGCCGGAAGCGCTCTGGCGGCAGCGCCTGGAGGGCCCAACCAACCAGGAGCCCGGGGAGGTGCGCTGGCTGGCCTGGCCAGGGGGGCTGGTGGAGGTCGGCCAGGGGGGCCAGGAGTCCGGCGCAGACTGCCAGGCGGGCGAGCCGTTCCACTTCGACAACGAGGGGCCCCGCCATCGCTGCTGGCTGGAGCCCTTCGAGCTGGCCGACCGGCTGGTGAGCAACGGCGCGTTCGCGGACTTCATCGCCGACGGCGGCTACCGGCGGCCGGAGCTCTGGATGAGCGAGGGCTGGGCGGTGTGCCAGCAACGGGGCTGGCAGGCGCCGCGCTACTGGCGGGATGGCAGCGAATTCACCCTGGCGGGCCTGCAGCCGCGGCGGCCGGAGGCACCGGTGCGGCACCTGAGCTGGTTCGAGGCCGATGCCTACGCGCGCTGGGCCGGGGCCCGGCTGCCCAGCGAGGCGGAGTGGGAAGTGGCGGCGAGCCAGGGCGGCCTGCCCCAGGCCCATGGCCTGCTCTGGCAGTGGACCGGCAGCCCCTACCGGCCCTATCCGGGTTTCCGGCCCCCGGAGGGGGCCGTGGGCGAATACAACGGCAAGTTCATGACCTCCCAGTTCGTGTTGCGCGGCAGCTGTCTGTTCACCCCCAGCGGCCATGGCCGCGACACCTATCGCAACTTCTTTCCCCCGGCCAGCCGCTGGATGGCGGCGGGGGTGCGGCTGGCCCGCGACAGCGCGGCAGCCGCGACCGGAGGCAAACCGTGA